In a single window of the Candidatus Atribacteria bacterium ADurb.Bin276 genome:
- the nadB gene encoding L-aspartate oxidase — translation MYYDALIIGNGIAGSSAALFLAEKSQRVLLVSKGQSLEETNTEKAQGGIVYRGKNDSWKILEQDILNASDGSALEKSAKVLAKIGPSLVKRLFIQKLRVPFEENEQGEWDLFQEAAHSQRRVLHVKDCTGRAIQKALHEGILEEHLIEVKKNTYAIGLILSNRYQFSSRSRYETPECLGVYLLDPRKRTIIPFFARATIFATGGLNSLYQYSTGGPWNTGDGYAIANRAGAILQNMEYVQFHPTLLFSPEYSQTFLISETVRGEGAELVNHEGKAFMHKYHHLGSLAPRDVVSRAIFEEMLTQNSHCVFLDLCHVISPEKIKATFPTIYEECLYRGIDITREPIPVAPGAHFCCGGILTDSFGRTSIKRLYAIGEVACTGVHGANRLASTSLLEGLTFAYRASHDIIKNPATKEQPRIIPFEYSCGNPPPEAILESMRKIIQDTMWKFAGLIRDQSGLKYALEVLRGLKKQAVQLKNQLGVSGSLLEFENSVDSGLLVVEAALRNPISLGTHFRSDSSMVQ, via the coding sequence ATGTATTATGATGCTTTGATTATTGGGAACGGAATTGCAGGAAGTAGTGCTGCCCTTTTTCTGGCAGAAAAATCTCAACGAGTTTTATTGGTCAGTAAGGGACAATCGCTTGAGGAAACTAACACCGAAAAAGCCCAGGGAGGGATTGTATATCGAGGCAAAAATGATTCTTGGAAGATTCTCGAGCAAGATATTCTTAATGCTTCTGATGGAAGTGCCTTAGAAAAAAGTGCTAAAGTGTTAGCTAAGATTGGTCCTTCGCTGGTTAAAAGATTATTTATTCAAAAACTACGGGTTCCATTTGAGGAAAATGAACAGGGAGAATGGGATCTTTTTCAGGAAGCAGCGCATTCTCAAAGGCGTGTTCTTCATGTTAAGGATTGTACTGGAAGAGCTATTCAAAAAGCACTTCATGAAGGAATCCTCGAGGAACATCTTATCGAGGTTAAAAAAAACACCTATGCAATTGGCTTGATTCTTTCCAATCGCTACCAATTTTCATCTCGATCTCGCTATGAAACTCCGGAGTGTCTGGGTGTTTATTTGCTGGATCCTCGCAAAAGGACTATAATACCCTTTTTTGCTCGGGCAACCATTTTTGCTACTGGAGGATTAAATTCTCTTTATCAATATTCAACTGGAGGACCTTGGAATACCGGTGATGGTTATGCTATAGCGAATCGAGCTGGAGCCATCCTGCAAAATATGGAATATGTTCAATTCCACCCTACCCTTCTTTTTAGTCCTGAATATTCCCAGACTTTTCTTATTTCTGAAACGGTTCGAGGCGAGGGAGCTGAACTCGTTAATCATGAAGGGAAAGCTTTTATGCATAAATATCATCATTTGGGAAGCTTGGCGCCTCGTGATGTGGTTTCCCGGGCAATCTTTGAAGAAATGCTCACCCAGAATTCCCATTGTGTTTTTCTTGATCTTTGTCATGTGATTTCACCGGAAAAAATAAAGGCAACCTTCCCAACCATCTATGAAGAATGTTTATACCGAGGGATTGATATTACCCGAGAACCGATACCAGTTGCCCCAGGAGCTCATTTTTGCTGTGGGGGAATACTTACCGATAGTTTTGGCCGTACCTCGATTAAACGTCTCTATGCTATTGGCGAAGTTGCCTGCACTGGTGTGCATGGTGCCAATCGCTTGGCTTCTACCAGTCTTTTAGAAGGATTAACCTTTGCTTACCGAGCTTCTCATGATATTATAAAAAATCCAGCTACCAAGGAACAACCTCGAATAATACCGTTCGAATATTCTTGCGGAAATCCTCCACCTGAGGCAATTTTGGAAAGTATGCGGAAAATTATTCAAGATACCATGTGGAAATTCGCCGGACTTATTCGGGATCAATCGGGGTTAAAGTACGCCTTAGAAGTGCTTCGTGGTTTAAAAAAACAAGCAGTTCAACTGAAAAACCAATTAGGTGTATCTGGCTCTCTCCTTGAATTTGAAAATAGTGTTGATTCCGGTTTATTGGTCGTTGAAGCAGCCTTAAGAAATCCAATCTCTTTGGGAACTCATTTTCGTTCCGATTCTTCAATGGTTCAATAG
- the nadC gene encoding putative nicotinate-nucleotide pyrophosphorylase (carboxylating) gives MRGLVPWDVDRRLQIFLEEDLGFDDITTQGLGDLSLKPVRARIIAKEKGIMSGGPFAIRLFNLIDPQTNEKTLIEEGEEFKSGDCVMEIIGQTRAILMGERVALNLLQRLCGIATKTREFVEAVKGLPVKIADTRKTSPGLRIFEKYAVRCGGGVNHRLGLYDCALIKDNHISICGSVKDAIQRVRPAIPFTARIVVECENILQVSEAIEEKADVIMLDNMNIGQIKEAVKMINKRSIVEASGGVSLETVREIAKQGVDIISTGYITHHAIWLDLNLEVEEVKDVL, from the coding sequence GTGAGAGGTTTGGTTCCATGGGACGTCGACCGAAGGTTGCAAATATTTTTAGAAGAAGATTTAGGTTTTGATGATATTACTACCCAAGGTTTGGGAGACCTTAGCTTAAAGCCGGTGCGGGCAAGAATTATTGCTAAAGAAAAAGGAATAATGTCAGGAGGTCCATTTGCGATTCGCCTTTTTAACCTCATAGACCCTCAGACGAATGAAAAGACTCTTATTGAAGAAGGTGAAGAATTTAAAAGTGGTGATTGCGTTATGGAAATTATAGGGCAAACCCGGGCAATTTTGATGGGAGAAAGGGTTGCCCTTAATTTATTACAAAGACTGTGTGGAATTGCTACAAAAACTCGAGAGTTTGTCGAAGCGGTTAAGGGTTTACCGGTAAAAATAGCTGACACAAGAAAGACTAGTCCTGGTTTGAGGATCTTTGAAAAGTACGCTGTCCGTTGTGGGGGTGGAGTAAATCACCGTCTCGGCTTATACGATTGTGCTCTTATCAAGGATAACCATATTTCGATTTGTGGATCGGTAAAGGATGCCATTCAAAGAGTTAGACCTGCTATTCCCTTTACGGCACGAATCGTGGTTGAATGTGAAAATATACTACAAGTGAGTGAGGCAATCGAAGAAAAGGCTGATGTTATTATGCTGGACAATATGAATATAGGACAAATTAAAGAAGCAGTAAAAATGATTAATAAAAGATCGATCGTAGAGGCTTCGGGAGGTGTCAGTTTAGAAACGGTAAGGGAAATTGCAAAACAAGGTGTTGATATCATCTCTACTGGATATATTACCCATCACGCCATTTGGTTGGACTTGAATTTGGAGGTAGAAGAAGTCAAAGATGTATTATGA
- a CDS encoding 2-oxoglutaramate amidase, with product MDSLKVAIIQIQTGPNKKSNLLKTAELFASIKNHQANLILLPEMFQCPYSLESFPTFAEDILTGETSLFLSNLAHEHRVFLVGGSIPEKKGNHYYNTSIVYNPSGEIVGVYRKIHLFDVDFKNLHFQESAVLDPGNTPLLIDTPWGKIGILICYDLRFPELIRLYALRGAFMVAVPAAFNPVTGPLHWEVLFRARAIDNQVFLLGASPAPHPGSSYQAYGHSLVVDPLGRVLEQLGNEEAIIIKDIDLSLVDQARQQLPLLRHRRQDLYALNPDEKLVSLLKDQKGGAI from the coding sequence ATGGATAGTTTAAAAGTTGCGATTATTCAAATTCAAACCGGTCCAAATAAAAAATCTAATTTGTTAAAAACTGCCGAGCTTTTTGCTTCAATTAAGAATCACCAAGCAAACTTGATACTCCTACCGGAAATGTTTCAGTGCCCTTATAGTCTGGAATCATTCCCAACTTTCGCTGAAGATATCCTTACTGGCGAAACCAGTCTCTTTTTATCGAATCTCGCTCATGAACATAGAGTTTTCTTAGTTGGCGGTTCAATACCGGAAAAAAAAGGAAATCACTATTATAATACCTCTATAGTTTATAACCCCTCTGGTGAGATTGTTGGTGTTTATAGGAAAATACATCTTTTCGATGTTGACTTTAAAAACCTCCATTTCCAAGAATCAGCAGTTCTCGATCCTGGAAATACTCCACTTTTAATTGATACTCCTTGGGGGAAAATTGGTATTTTAATCTGTTACGATCTTCGTTTTCCTGAACTTATTCGCCTTTATGCTTTGCGGGGGGCATTTATGGTTGCAGTCCCCGCTGCTTTTAACCCGGTTACCGGGCCTCTCCACTGGGAGGTTCTCTTCCGAGCGCGGGCAATTGATAATCAGGTTTTTCTTTTGGGCGCATCACCAGCACCACACCCAGGCTCATCCTATCAAGCTTATGGCCATAGCCTTGTTGTTGATCCTTTGGGTAGGGTTTTAGAGCAGCTTGGTAATGAAGAAGCAATAATAATAAAAGACATTGATCTCTCTTTAGTTGACCAAGCCCGCCAACAACTTCCTTTGTTAAGGCATCGCCGACAAGATCTCTATGCACTAAATCCTGATGAAAAATTAGTTAGTTTATTAAAAGATCAAAAAGGGGGGGCAATTTAA
- the ssb_3 gene encoding Single-stranded DNA-binding protein, translating to MAGDINYFFGIGNLTRDPDLRYTPQGTPVCRFDIAMNRFYQNKNGQQTKDTTFLRITAWSKLGENCARFLHKGSRVAVVGELLANNWEDRNGTKRTSYEVRAMNVQFLSPPQKANEEIRGIGEGFSSEAEIEPFSFDSQNMENALGELEDISPEGNNDVAPF from the coding sequence ATGGCTGGAGATATTAACTATTTTTTTGGTATTGGAAATCTCACGCGTGACCCTGATCTTCGCTATACTCCCCAGGGGACACCCGTATGTCGATTTGATATAGCTATGAACCGTTTTTACCAAAATAAAAATGGCCAACAAACGAAAGATACCACTTTCCTAAGAATAACCGCTTGGAGTAAGCTTGGTGAGAATTGTGCACGTTTTCTTCATAAAGGGAGCAGAGTAGCGGTAGTTGGAGAGCTTCTTGCTAATAATTGGGAAGATCGGAACGGGACTAAACGAACTTCCTATGAAGTCCGGGCAATGAATGTACAATTTCTTTCCCCGCCTCAAAAAGCCAACGAAGAAATTCGGGGAATTGGTGAGGGTTTTTCATCTGAAGCCGAAATTGAACCTTTTAGTTTTGATTCCCAAAATATGGAGAATGCCTTAGGAGAATTAGAAGATATTTCTCCAGAAGGGAACAACGATGTCGCGCCATTCTAA
- the amiC gene encoding N-acetylmuramoyl-L-alanine amidase AmiC precursor, with amino-acid sequence MSRHSNSLYIWLLLLLFCLVFSQPIYSKINIEYQGQVFSLDLPTIKVNGDNYISVENLFKQIGGVEYYSPIMKKVNLFFGGKNWVLSLDKGIAVAESGEEIPLGRSVVIQENSVYISPQFLNQLFGISTDTSSTVVTPSPSPTKTPSTISPVTLPTGSSSLLNVRSHSYGDENRSRVTFDFGINLPTHSMQTDQANNRIILTFNNATLAPGTPETFSLNDNRVDRVVLNKKGSNVEAIIYLKSPASIQKNQLGGENPRIYLDIVTSTLLTSPDVTILPASPSPPTQPTTTPALTSTPTPVVPTPTTKPPVQPTTATPYDKINPRVIVIDPGHGGKDPGCVVNGYQEKDIILQVSKKLKEALTQQGYEVYLTREGDTYPGLKERSAVANNKQPVVLLSIHANAAPNKKATGVEVFVGSAQIHGEGAADVANRENQRFISEGYTEEQNGKINSTLLDSYYLGSRTVSMKLGSLIENNIVKETGQASRGLKEAPLILLKGMYFPSCLIEIGFLSNPTEAKNLANGAFQDKLVRGIVVGIKQFMSSSDLKKFLEE; translated from the coding sequence ATGTCGCGCCATTCTAATTCCTTATATATATGGCTTTTGCTTCTTCTATTTTGCTTGGTTTTTTCTCAACCAATCTATTCAAAAATCAATATTGAATATCAAGGACAGGTCTTTTCGCTTGATTTACCAACAATAAAAGTCAATGGTGATAATTACATCTCGGTTGAAAATCTTTTCAAACAAATAGGGGGGGTAGAATATTATTCTCCCATTATGAAAAAAGTAAATCTATTTTTTGGGGGAAAAAATTGGGTTTTATCACTTGACAAAGGAATAGCCGTTGCTGAAAGTGGTGAAGAAATACCCTTAGGACGTTCGGTGGTCATTCAAGAAAATTCCGTTTATATTTCACCTCAATTTCTTAATCAGCTCTTTGGAATTTCCACTGATACCAGTTCAACAGTCGTAACTCCGTCACCTTCACCAACAAAAACACCTTCAACAATCTCACCGGTTACCCTTCCTACTGGAAGCTCGTCACTCCTTAATGTTCGGTCTCATTCCTATGGTGATGAAAATCGCTCAAGGGTTACTTTTGATTTTGGGATTAACTTACCAACTCATTCCATGCAAACCGACCAAGCCAACAACCGCATTATTCTAACCTTTAACAATGCTACCTTGGCTCCAGGAACACCAGAGACATTCTCTCTAAACGATAATCGAGTAGATCGAGTAGTGCTTAATAAAAAAGGGAGTAACGTCGAAGCTATTATTTATTTAAAATCTCCCGCCTCAATTCAAAAAAACCAATTGGGCGGAGAGAATCCCCGTATTTATTTAGACATAGTTACTTCCACTTTGTTAACATCTCCTGATGTAACAATTCTTCCAGCAAGTCCATCTCCACCAACACAACCCACTACAACACCAGCGCTTACGTCTACTCCTACACCTGTTGTTCCTACGCCTACAACCAAACCACCAGTCCAACCAACGACTGCAACACCTTACGACAAAATTAATCCCAGGGTTATTGTTATCGATCCTGGTCATGGTGGGAAAGACCCCGGTTGTGTTGTTAACGGGTATCAAGAAAAAGACATTATCCTCCAGGTTTCTAAAAAGCTTAAAGAAGCCCTTACTCAACAAGGCTATGAAGTATATTTGACCCGTGAAGGCGATACCTATCCTGGCCTTAAAGAACGATCCGCAGTAGCCAATAATAAACAGCCAGTGGTTTTATTAAGCATTCATGCCAATGCTGCCCCTAATAAAAAAGCTACTGGGGTTGAAGTTTTCGTAGGAAGTGCACAGATTCATGGCGAAGGGGCCGCTGACGTTGCAAATCGTGAAAATCAACGTTTTATTTCAGAAGGGTATACTGAAGAACAAAATGGAAAAATTAACTCTACTCTTCTTGATTCTTATTATTTAGGAAGTCGTACCGTGAGCATGAAGCTCGGTTCTTTAATCGAAAATAACATCGTCAAAGAGACCGGCCAGGCTTCAAGAGGGCTTAAAGAAGCACCCCTTATTCTATTAAAAGGAATGTATTTCCCCTCATGTTTGATTGAAATTGGTTTTTTGAGCAACCCAACCGAAGCAAAAAACTTAGCAAACGGAGCCTTTCAGGACAAACTGGTGCGAGGAATAGTGGTTGGCATAAAACAATTTATGTCAAGTTCAGATTTAAAAAAATTCCTTGAGGAATAG
- a CDS encoding Sporulation and spore germination yields MKRRKKRLAFLQPILYILIGMAVFFAIVYAGEYLIPGGKKNTVAPDDTGFLSTGQTSSVISDSTVEVVLYFTDEDFSGLVAEKRLIEKHHNMLESVLQELLRGPKLSSHYNPLPESTRLNGVFTESGIVYVDLSHEMKDGQSGGTTQELLSIFSIVDTLTSLPDVKRIKILIDGKEETTLCGHIDISEPLERDEKLIAEIQ; encoded by the coding sequence ATGAAAAGAAGAAAAAAAAGACTCGCTTTTCTTCAGCCAATATTATATATCCTTATCGGAATGGCAGTTTTTTTTGCAATCGTCTACGCTGGTGAATACTTGATCCCCGGGGGAAAAAAGAACACTGTAGCTCCTGATGATACGGGATTTCTCTCGACCGGTCAAACTTCTTCAGTAATCAGCGATTCTACTGTAGAGGTTGTTCTATACTTTACTGATGAGGATTTTAGTGGCTTAGTTGCAGAAAAACGACTAATTGAAAAGCATCATAATATGCTTGAGTCGGTTCTTCAAGAACTGCTGAGAGGACCCAAGCTTTCATCTCATTATAATCCACTCCCTGAATCAACGCGATTAAACGGTGTTTTCACTGAAAGCGGTATTGTTTATGTTGACCTCAGCCATGAAATGAAAGACGGGCAATCGGGTGGAACCACCCAAGAACTTCTCAGTATTTTTAGTATTGTAGATACTTTAACCTCACTTCCTGATGTTAAACGCATTAAAATATTAATTGATGGAAAGGAAGAAACTACTCTTTGTGGACATATCGACATATCAGAACCACTGGAAAGGGATGAAAAACTCATTGCAGAAATTCAATAG
- the rph gene encoding Ribonuclease PH — translation MKNSLQKFNSFQDLNSFLKKERDDIHLRNDGRNYDEIRSLMITRNYLRAAEGSVLIEEGNNRIVCSATIEDKVPLFLRGSNQGWITAEYAMIPRATSTRNVRESIKGRVGGRTHEIQRLIGRALRSVMNMDLIGERTILIDCDVIQADGGTRTLAINGSFIALVDALWNYVDRGLLQSGNLLKDYLAAVSVGVVNGKDLLDLNFEEDSMAQVDMNVVMTGKGQFVEIQGTAEGDPFSQETLNRLLALAQKGIKDIIAIQKKVLLERGLP, via the coding sequence ATGAAAAACTCATTGCAGAAATTCAATAGTTTTCAGGATTTGAATTCTTTTTTAAAGAAAGAACGGGATGATATCCACTTAAGAAACGATGGTCGAAACTACGATGAGATACGTTCTCTCATGATCACCAGAAATTATCTTAGAGCAGCTGAAGGTTCAGTTTTAATTGAAGAAGGGAACAATCGTATTGTCTGTTCGGCAACCATAGAAGATAAAGTGCCCCTCTTTCTGCGAGGATCCAACCAAGGGTGGATTACTGCTGAGTACGCCATGATCCCTCGAGCCACATCGACAAGGAATGTTCGTGAATCTATCAAAGGTCGAGTTGGGGGTCGTACCCATGAAATCCAACGGCTTATTGGTCGTGCCCTTCGTTCAGTGATGAATATGGACCTCATTGGCGAACGAACTATTCTTATAGATTGTGATGTGATTCAAGCTGACGGAGGAACCCGTACCCTGGCAATCAACGGATCTTTCATTGCTTTAGTCGATGCCCTCTGGAATTACGTTGATCGAGGTTTACTCCAATCAGGTAATCTTCTGAAAGATTATTTAGCTGCTGTGAGCGTGGGGGTAGTCAACGGTAAAGATCTCCTTGACCTCAATTTTGAAGAAGATTCGATGGCTCAGGTTGATATGAATGTTGTAATGACGGGTAAGGGACAATTTGTTGAAATTCAGGGTACTGCTGAGGGGGATCCCTTTAGCCAAGAAACCCTGAATCGGCTTCTTGCCTTAGCCCAAAAGGGAATTAAAGATATTATAGCTATCCAAAAGAAGGTTTTACTAGAAAGGGGCCTTCCTTGA
- the rdgB gene encoding dITP/XTP pyrophosphatase: MKPASRLIYILSKNSGKIKEINAILSSYSISVRSLFQDFSFEEVAETGSSYAENALLKAHHGFKISENICIGEDSGLEVDALDGAPGLFSARFGGETLDSKEKNKQILELLKKVPQDQRSACFVCVVALVWEKSEKIFEGRCPGLISQESRGSSGFGYDPIFILPPYQKTFAELGENIKNRLSHRAIAFRKLAEFLLSNM, from the coding sequence TTGAAACCCGCTTCCCGATTGATTTACATCCTTTCTAAAAATTCGGGAAAGATTAAAGAAATCAATGCGATTTTATCCTCTTATTCAATATCGGTTAGGAGCTTATTTCAAGATTTTTCTTTTGAGGAAGTTGCCGAAACTGGATCGAGTTATGCTGAAAATGCCCTTCTAAAAGCCCATCATGGTTTTAAAATCAGTGAAAATATATGTATTGGGGAAGATTCCGGTTTAGAAGTTGATGCTCTTGACGGAGCTCCAGGGCTTTTTTCGGCCCGCTTTGGTGGAGAAACCTTGGATTCAAAAGAAAAAAATAAGCAAATACTTGAGCTTCTTAAAAAAGTCCCCCAAGATCAAAGATCAGCTTGTTTTGTCTGTGTAGTAGCCTTGGTATGGGAAAAAAGTGAAAAAATTTTTGAAGGTCGTTGTCCGGGACTTATTTCTCAGGAAAGTCGTGGAAGTTCGGGCTTTGGTTATGACCCCATCTTTATACTTCCTCCTTATCAAAAAACTTTTGCCGAGTTAGGCGAAAATATAAAAAACCGCTTGAGCCATAGAGCAATTGCCTTTCGCAAATTGGCAGAATTTCTTCTATCTAATATGTAA
- a CDS encoding Ammonium Transporter Family protein, producing the protein MDYKVMLDTIWVIIASMLVFFMNLGFAMVEPGFNRSKKTLSISFQRILCFFAVSKLGFLVLGWGLMFGSGGGAIHCAPKILYSLVGA; encoded by the coding sequence ATGGACTATAAGGTAATGCTAGATACCATTTGGGTAATTATTGCTTCAATGTTGGTATTTTTTATGAATCTTGGTTTTGCCATGGTGGAACCGGGTTTTAATCGGTCAAAAAAAACACTGTCAATATCCTTTCAAAGAATTTTATGTTTTTTTGCTGTATCAAAATTAGGATTTCTCGTTCTTGGTTGGGGTTTAATGTTTGGAAGTGGTGGCGGTGCAATACATTGTGCCCCTAAAATTTTATATTCTTTGGTAGGGGCTTGA
- a CDS encoding Aspartate aminotransferase, with protein MKISQKVNQIEPSATLAISARAKTMKKNGLNVLSFSAGEPDFDTPQCIKDAAKLAIDQGFTKYTPTSGIIELKEAICYKLNKENGLAYHPDEVIVSCGAKHSLFNAILTLCDTDDEVLLPVPFWVTYVEQIRLAGGKPVFIHCDPKTLRISWEDILSKITNKTKLFILNNPSNPSGIVWDIEILKKIADLAVEKDIIIISDEIYENLIYDGAQVKSIASFSPEAQTQTIIINGVSKTFSMTGWRIGYTAGPKAAIQAMGRLQDHSTSNPTSISQKAALAALQCDQQIVQNMVKTFNQRRLLMIQLLNEIPDITFPVPQGAFYVFADFSSYFGRCFENQRIDTSQQLTEILLEKALIAAVPGSAFGMEGYLRFSYATSEESIEKGMTQLKNFLQNIT; from the coding sequence GTGAAAATATCCCAAAAAGTCAATCAAATTGAACCGTCGGCAACTCTTGCTATATCAGCTCGAGCAAAAACCATGAAGAAAAACGGATTGAACGTTCTATCCTTTAGTGCTGGAGAACCTGATTTTGATACCCCTCAATGTATTAAGGATGCCGCAAAGTTAGCTATTGATCAGGGATTTACCAAATATACTCCGACATCGGGAATCATCGAATTGAAAGAAGCGATTTGCTATAAATTAAATAAAGAGAATGGTCTTGCCTACCATCCTGACGAAGTGATTGTTTCCTGTGGAGCCAAACATTCACTTTTTAATGCTATCCTGACCCTTTGTGATACCGACGATGAAGTTCTTCTTCCTGTTCCCTTTTGGGTGACTTACGTCGAACAAATCCGTTTGGCAGGAGGGAAACCCGTTTTTATTCATTGCGATCCCAAAACACTTCGGATAAGTTGGGAAGATATCCTTAGCAAAATTACTAATAAAACCAAGTTATTTATCTTAAATAATCCTTCTAACCCGAGCGGAATAGTTTGGGATATTGAAATTTTGAAGAAAATTGCCGATCTTGCTGTTGAAAAAGATATCATAATAATTTCCGATGAGATATATGAAAATTTGATATACGATGGAGCTCAGGTTAAAAGTATAGCTTCCTTTTCTCCAGAAGCTCAAACGCAAACCATCATTATCAACGGTGTTTCTAAGACTTTCTCCATGACCGGATGGAGAATTGGTTACACAGCCGGCCCAAAAGCAGCAATACAAGCCATGGGACGTTTGCAAGATCACTCCACATCCAATCCGACCTCTATTAGTCAAAAGGCTGCCTTAGCTGCTTTGCAATGTGATCAGCAAATAGTACAGAATATGGTAAAAACATTTAATCAAAGAAGATTGTTGATGATTCAACTTTTAAATGAAATTCCTGATATAACTTTTCCAGTTCCTCAAGGTGCTTTCTATGTTTTTGCCGACTTTTCCTCTTATTTTGGAAGATGCTTTGAGAATCAACGAATCGACACTTCACAACAACTTACCGAGATCCTTTTAGAAAAAGCCCTCATTGCTGCTGTGCCTGGTAGTGCTTTTGGAATGGAAGGATATCTGCGTTTTTCTTATGCCACTTCAGAAGAAAGCATAGAAAAAGGAATGACTCAACTGAAAAACTTTTTACAAAACATTACTTAA
- the leuA_3 gene encoding 2-isopropylmalate synthase translates to MPKIFLLDVTNRDGVQTAHLGLAKIEKTIVNMYLNEMGVTQSEFGFPTTHHETNYLNANLELADMGVLCPIRLSGWLRAVKKDVEVAYQLVPKLKYLNLSISTSEQMLSGKFQGRMTRDDVIHSMTEATQAALQLGAVGVGVNAEDASRADVEFLIDFALAGKEAGAERFRYCDTLGYDSPFSIYDRIIKIAEASKMPIELHCHNDLGMAVANSISGAKAAIDAGCDVYINTTINGIGERSGNADLITVILAIKYANYFDNENYSFLENVNLKAAWKTCKYASYAFKVPIPITQPGVGANAFAHASGIHADGVIKDRKNYELYDYEELGRGEPELIVTGRQIVVGEYSGIRGFRNVYDNLEVEFKNEEEARKILELTRFANVEKQKPLVEEELLFIASYPEQARKILTLTP, encoded by the coding sequence ATGCCAAAAATCTTTTTACTTGATGTAACCAATCGTGATGGGGTGCAAACCGCGCATTTAGGTTTAGCCAAAATAGAAAAAACTATTGTCAACATGTATCTTAATGAGATGGGTGTTACCCAAAGTGAATTTGGTTTCCCAACCACCCATCATGAAACCAATTATTTGAATGCCAATCTTGAATTGGCTGATATGGGAGTTTTATGCCCGATCCGTTTAAGTGGATGGCTTCGGGCGGTCAAAAAAGATGTAGAGGTGGCATATCAACTGGTTCCAAAGTTAAAATATCTCAACTTATCCATTTCCACATCGGAACAAATGCTTTCAGGAAAATTCCAAGGACGAATGACTCGTGATGATGTTATTCATTCTATGACAGAAGCGACCCAAGCTGCATTACAGTTGGGTGCGGTTGGGGTGGGGGTGAATGCTGAAGATGCTTCACGGGCTGACGTCGAATTCCTTATTGATTTTGCCTTAGCAGGGAAGGAAGCCGGAGCTGAGAGATTTCGTTATTGTGACACTCTTGGCTATGACAGCCCTTTTAGTATTTATGATAGAATTATTAAGATTGCCGAAGCCTCAAAAATGCCTATTGAACTTCATTGTCATAACGATTTGGGAATGGCTGTCGCCAATTCGATCAGTGGCGCCAAAGCAGCAATTGATGCTGGATGTGATGTCTATATTAACACAACAATTAATGGAATTGGAGAGCGATCTGGCAATGCTGATCTGATTACTGTCATTTTGGCGATTAAATATGCCAACTATTTTGACAATGAGAATTACTCGTTTCTTGAAAATGTAAATCTCAAAGCCGCTTGGAAAACCTGTAAATACGCTTCTTATGCTTTTAAGGTTCCCATTCCAATAACTCAACCAGGAGTAGGAGCCAATGCTTTTGCTCATGCTTCTGGTATTCATGCTGATGGAGTCATCAAAGATCGGAAAAATTATGAGCTTTATGATTATGAAGAATTAGGGCGTGGGGAGCCGGAGCTGATTGTAACTGGTCGCCAAATCGTTGTGGGTGAATATAGTGGTATACGTGGTTTTCGTAATGTTTATGATAATTTGGAAGTTGAATTCAAAAACGAGGAAGAGGCTAGAAAAATTCTCGAGCTTACTCGATTTGCTAATGTTGAAAAACAAAAACCCCTGGTTGAAGAAGAACTGTTGTTTATAGCTTCCTATCCAGAACAAGCAAGAAAAATTCTCACCCTGACTCCCTAA